The DNA segment ATCCCGGTTTTATCGTTCAAGCCTTAGGGGCTTGTCCGCCCGGCTTCCTTTTCCTCTATATTTTATAAACAGTTCCGTGTACAAGAAGCTAAAAGGATAACTATATCCACTCGCCTCTTTATTCTTACTTTTATGGTGCCTCTCGTCTTGCATAACGTTGTATGAGAAACGTCTCCAGAAAGGAGGTGTTCCAGCCGCACCTTCCGGTACGGCTACCTTGTTACGACTTAGCCCCAATCACCGGTTTCACCCTAGGCCGACCCTTGCGGTCACGGACTTCAGGCGCCCCCGGCTTTCATGGCTTGACGGGCGGTGTGTACAAGGCCCGGGAACGTATTCACCGCGCCATGGCTGATGCGCGATTACTAGCGAATCCAGCTTCGTGGAGTCGGGTTTCAGACTCCAGTCCGAACTGAGGCGCGTTTTATAGATTCGACCGACGTTGCCGGCGGCCATCACTCTGTACGCGCCATTGTAACACGTGTGTCGCCCCGGACGTAAGGGCCGTGCTGATTTGACGTCATCCCCACCTTCCTCACACCTTACGGTGGCAGTATCCCCAGAGTGCCCAGCTTGACCTGATGGCAACTAAGGAAAGGGGTTGCGCTCGTTATGGCACTTAAGCCGACACCTCACGGCACGAGCTGACGACAACCATGCAGCACCTTCACAGACGCCCCGAAGGGCCTTGGCATCTCTGCCGCGTTCGTCTGCAATTCAAGCCCGGGTAAGGTTCCTCGCGTATCATCGAATTAAACCACATGTTCCTCCGCTTGTGCGGGCCCCCGTCAATTCCTTTGAGTTTCACCGTTGCCGGCGTACTCCCCAGGTGGGATGCTTAACGCTTTCGCTTGGCCGCTGACCACATGGGCCAACAGCGGGCATCCATCGTTTACCGTGCGGACTACCAGGGTATCTAATCCTGTTCGATACCCGCACTTTCGAGCTTCAGCGTCAGTTGCGCTCCGGTAAGCTGCCTTCGCAATTGGAGTTCTTTGTGATATCTAAGCATTTCACCGCTACACCACAAATTCCGCCTACCTCGTGCGTACTCAAGCCTGGCAGTTCGAACAGCAAGTCAGAGGTTGAGCCTCTGCATTTCACTGCCCGCTTACCAAGCGGCCTACGCTCCCTTTAAACCCAATAAATCCGGATAACGCCTGGACCTTCCGTATTACCGCGGCTGCTGGCACGGAATTAGCCGGTCCTTATTCTTCTGGTACCTGCAATAAGCCACACGTGGCTCACTTTATCCCCAGATAAAAGAGGTTTACAACCCATAGGGCAGTCTTCCCTCACGCTACTTGGCTGGTTCAGTCTTGCGACCATTGACCAATATTCCTCACTGCTGCCTCCCGTAGGAGTTTGGACCGTGTCTCAGTTCCAATGTGGGGGACCTTCCTCTCAGAACCCCTACTGATCGTCGGTTTGGTGGGCCGTTACCCCGCCAACTGCCTAATCAGACGCATCCCCATCTTTTACCGCTAAACCTTTCGTCATGATCTGATGTCGTCGCATGACCTCATACGGTATTACTCCCTCTTTCGAGGGGCTATCCCGTGGTAAAAGGCAGGTTGGATACGCGTTACTCACCCGTGCGCCGGTCGTCATCTAGTCTAGCAAGCTAGACTAATGTTACCCCGCGACTTGCATGTGTTAAGCCTGTAGCTAGCGTTCATCCTGAGCCAGGATCAAACTCTCCATTGTAAAATATTGTTTCTACTTCTTGTCTCGGACATTGCTGACCTCCACAATACGTAAAGTTGTCTCTGTTTCAGAACGCTTCTCCGTAATTCAAGTCTAAAAGCACCTATTCATTATAAATGACGGTTCGTTTCTTTTTGTTACCCGAGTACCAATATATCAATACCAGCACTCGCTTCTTGTACTACTTCTCTGTCTATGTAAATCTTTTCAAAGAACTCTTTCTTTTTGCTTACAAGAACGTTCGTTCTCGAAAGCGGATGCAAAGGTACAACTATTTTCCACAATACCAAATCTTTTCGCAAAAAAAATGAAATTATTTGCAAAGGTTTCCACTTTCTTTACAAACACGTCGCGCTTATTTAGCGCTCTCCTTATTATATTATACAAAGGGACTGCAAAAGGGGTTGTTATTCCCACGCCCCGGGGGCCCAGTCAATATCCGCATCTTTGCTTAACTGCAAGGAGAGTGTGCCGTCCATCTTACGTTTGCCTGCCTGAAGGAACTTGCATTTTACCTTTTTAATATGTCTGGCTATGCGAAAGTCCTTCGGGTCGTCAACGCCTTCACTCTCTACTGTAAGCTCAAAACGGCCGAGGCCGTCGATCACGACTGTCTGGCCGGATTCCATTGACTGCTTCATCTCCTGAAGGAAATCGTCGATCACGCCTTTTACCGTTCCCTGGCTGAACGTCGAGTTCGTCTGGATCTTCTTTGCTATATCGGCGGTGTGAACCTCACCGATATGGACCGGGCGGGCAAACCATTTCTTATATGATTTATTGGATTTGATCTTGTTTTCCCTTAATGTTATTTTTAAACTCATACTCTTTTTTATTTTCACCTCCCCGAGGCTGTTTTCTTTATAACTTGTTTATTATTAGTGCTTTATCTGCGGGGAGGTGAAAATTCCACCTCCCCGTGATGGTTTCAGTTACCAGCGTAAGTTGATTTATACACCAATCCAACTTGAATTGGTCACCAATCCAACTTAAATTGCCAGGCTATTCAAGTTAGATTGGTACCCCAAAGCTATCGGTTCATCACATAATACGATGACATTCCTTCGCTTTTCCTATGCGCATAGCCATGGCTGCGAAGATATTTGCCGATTATGTATCAAGTCATTATTATGGTTATATATAACAAAAATAACCCAGAAAAGTCACTATTTTATAATAAAACACACTACATAGGGACTTTTAAATTTAAAATAATTACAGATAGACATTGTATCGTACCAGACATAATAACTATCTTTCAAGAATATCACGCCAATTTTCTATAATAAATTTATAGCTATGCCTATCGGGTGATTCAATACGAAGATTACCGTAAACACCTGTATTTTCTACAAAACCTTCAGAGTTCCAACTTCCACGAGTAAACTTAAACAAAGCTGGGTAATGCAAATCTACATCTATAGCACGTACGTAATCAGAGATTCGTTTCATTTTTACCTTACTAGGATTCCAATCGCCTAAAGTATACTGATTACCAGTGATATACACTTCATCATCTGCTCTCAATGTTTTCAGTTCAATATGCACCTTATAATTCTCCCGACTTAAGAAATTATCAATAGAATCACGGTAATGAAAATAATATTCCAATCCATCATGAAGTGCATATGGAAAACAAGACATATGATTATAATCGGGATAAGATTTTATTTTAAGCATAATATTAGAAGGCAATATATTTTCTTTATAAAACTTATAAAGTTTCTCTCGTGCCGGTTTCCATGACTTCCATCTAGGCACTTTCTCTTCAGTAGAATTTGTTATAAACAAGAATCGGTTACCTTTAATCTGAGAGTAATTATATGCCATTAATTCGTCTGAAACTCTGTCACTATCATAAGCCAGATTAGGAGAAACGGCTATATAATCTGTAAAAAGTTCATGGTTTATCATAGCTTCAAGTATGAAAGATGCTCCAAGCGAATGCCCTACTGCTAACGTTCGACCTGTAGTACGATAATGGGAATTAATATAAGGTATCAATTCGTTCTTAACAAACAGGCACAAACTATCAGCATAGCCATTTCGGCCACCATAAAAATCACCCCTCGCCACAGTCTTTGGCACCGGCAAGAAATCGCTTTGCCTTGAATAAGTCATTGTTGTAGGTGAACATAAGCCAACTACAATAAAACGAGAATCGTAATTTGTATTTATAAATGGGAGAAGACCATTTACAATATCAAAATAAGGTTTATCCTGAGTATCAAAGACATATATCACGTCATAATTTTGTGAATCGTTCTCAGTATATCTTGCAGGTATGTTGATAAAAACTTTTCTTTCAAAACTGAAATATTTAGATTTCATCATCATGGCTGTATCAGATGCTGTGAAAAACATCGGTTCATCGCCGCAAATATTCAAAGACACAAAGCATAAAGGTAACAATAATAACAAAAATAGCTTTTTCATTTGCTTGTATACATTTATTTTCAAAAGGCAAATATAGTAAAAAAATCATTTCAATGAAAAAACGCATCCATTATTTTCTTCATTTTTTGTACCTTTGCCGACATGATTAAAGCATTATTTTTTGATATAGACGGAACATTGGTCAGTTTTAAGACCCATGTAATCCCTGATTCTGCTGTAAAGGCACTTGAAAAGGCTCACAATAAAGGTATAAAGATTTTTATAGCTACAGGCAGACCTATGGCTATAATAAATAACATGTCACAATTAGAAGAGAAAGGTTTAATAGACGGTTATGTAACAATGAACGGAGCCTATTGCTTTATTGATGATGAAATAATATTCAGCCATCCAATAGATCACAACGATGTGGTATCAATAGGTAAATATGCAAAAGAAAAAAATATCGCATGCATATTTGTTCCGGCTAAAGGAATTCGTGTTTGCAATCCCGACACATTTTTAAGGAAGATATTCTATGAGAACCTTCATGTAGACGATATGCCTGTAACTACTTTCGAAGAAGGATGGAATGGGGAAATATACCAGATTACACCTTTCTTTAATATAGATCAGGAAAAAGAAGCCATGAGAAATGTTAAAAGTGCCATGGCAAACAGATGGCATCCCGGATTTACAGACATTACCGGATTAGGCATAGAGAAAAGTAAAGGTGTAAAGGAAATGGCGGACCATTTTGGTGTAAAACAAGAAGAAATAATATGTTTCGGAGATGGTGGTAATGACATTTCAATGCTAGAATATGCCGGAACTGGCGTAGCACTTGGCAATGCGAATGATGATGTTAAAAAGCATGCAGACTATATAACTACAAACATTGACGACGATGGTATTGCAAATGCTTTAAAATATTTCGATATAATAGATTAAAATGATATAAGCGGCTAAAGATTTATTAATCATAGCCGCTTATATTAATTATTATAGTTATACTTATTTCCTAAGAATAAACTTTAATTGTGCTTTAGACTGAAAATTATAATTCTGTTTTGATGACACATCACTTATCTTCAACAAAAAAGGATTCGTCATTTTCAATAAATAGCCTAAATCAGCATCTTCAGTAAATGAATTGCTACTAAATGCCTCAAGTAAGAAAGACCCTATCTTACTATTACCAAAAGTACCACCAAAGTTTGCGATTGTACCATCATCGTCATTATAATCAAAATTAGCAATACTTGCAGAAGTCGTATTTGAATAACTTGTTTGGTATTTTCCTACAGTATCTCCAAACATCAGGTACATATAATACGATGAATATTTCCCTATATATTGTCCACATGTTACAGACAATGAATTAGAAGTAGCATCATAAGATGAAGTCATCTTTAAATTTAACGCAGAAATCGTAATAGAATTTTGATCTAATACCACTGGTAATCCAGCCAGCTTTCCTGCATCATTTGTATATGCCAAATAATAGTTACCTGCTAAGTCTTTATTGAAATCACATTGTGTTACCTTTATTGAATCAGCATAGGCTCCTGCTTTATATTTGACATAGCCTGTTCTGAAATGCCCCGTATTATTTGCAGCGACATTAATTTTAAGACTATCTGTAGTCGTCTCTATTTTTGCCCAATCCGGAGTAGAAATTATATTTACATCTACATTATGTTTCATATAATATTGATATGCTGAATCGTCGTCTCCTACTGCCAAACTAGAACCGGCACTCAACTGGAATATCAAACCAGCCTGCTGTATTGTTACATTAACAGAATCTGTTCCTGATTTGATAGTCAACAAAGAAGAACGACCATTAAGATCATCATTCTCGTCAGCTGTCACAGCTACCGAATCTCCTGATACGATAGCCTTACACCACTTAGACGCTACTGTTGCTGTAATAGGTCCATCTGTTTTAATCTTAACATATCCCTTTGATGCTTTAGCCTGGAAAGCAACATTTGACTCTATTACAGAGATGTTTGACTTAGCAGAATAAGGATTATCCACATCATCTTTACAAGAGCTGAATGCAATGATAGTCAAAGAGACCAATAATATATTTAAAATTTTCTTCATATTAATCATCATTTATCTTATTGAACTTTTACAAGATATGGAGATTGGAAACATTCCCAATATCCCAAATAATTCGAGCTTGTAGGATTGTTAGCTGAATATGCTCCAAAGAATATAGCTCCGAAGTCACCGTCGGTCGTAGCTTTCCCTGAGAATACTGCATAGGTTCCAACTCCATCCTCATAATCAATAGGCGCAGAAATAAAGCCACCTGTTCCACCATGTCCAGACCATACAGATATTTTTTTATCTAAGAATAATGAATACAAGTAATACACTTTCCCTGTCCTTGATTTTGCAGTTCCTATGTATTGTCCACTTATTGCCGTGATAGCTCCATTTTTTGTATCATAAGAAATTGGCATTTTCCAATCTAATCCATTAAAAGAGATAGCATCGGAAGTAACATTAACAGAATAATTACTTAATTTTCCAGTATTCAAATCTTTATAATATAGTAGGTAATTACCTGCGACATCCTTATCAAAATCACATTGTACTACTTTCAACGAATCTTCGTCATTACCAATAACATACTTAATATAACCAGAGCGAACATGACCTGTATTATTAGCTGTAGTTTCTAATTTCAAAGTTGTACCATCTTTAGTCAACGTAACCCAATCTGGATGAGAAATATAGTTCACAATGTTATTGTGTTTTAAGGTATACACTAATGAAGAAGCATCATCCTTTGCTACAATTCTATCTTTTCCTATGGCAGACCTAACATATGCAGCCGGAAGGAAACCATTTAATACAACATCTGTTGCACCTGCATCAGTACATTTCAAAGATAAATCATCATCATTATAAGTAAAGTTCATTACTGTTTTACCTCCGACATTAAAAGGCTCATACAAACGAATTCCATTCGCTGTGAATACATATTTACCATCAAACGTCTGAATATTACCCGTTGAATTCTTATATGTGAGTGATAAATGGCGGTTATCCAAATCTAAAGACCCTGATACACTAGTAGTACCAATTGAGCCTGTTAAACTTGATAAAAGAAACTGATTACTATTTGCAACAGTCTTCGACATATATGAACTGCAATCCTCATTTAGCTTGCGCAAGTACATAATATTCTGAGAACGTTTACCATGCAACTTTATCAAATCATTAGATAGACTATCTATAACAAATTCAAAATCGCCATCATAAGCTTCGTATCTTGATGAAGAAGGTGTCGCAAAAAAATGCATAAATTGATTATATGAATCAAATGACAAGACTGGTCCATCGTCACTTTTCAATTTATAAAGGCTTGTTTCGCTCTGTCCGGGAGCCAACTCAAAGTATATATTTGCCGATAACGAATCAAACTTTACAGCATATTCATATCCACCATAAGTAACATTTCTATCTGGGAAATAATCAAAGGCCCAACCATGCTCTGAAGATGTCAGAACTTTTTTAACATCTTCTAATGTTTTCTGCATACGAACTGCAGATGGCTCATCGAACACATCTTCTTGATCTTTTAAACAAGATTGCAGAAGCAGTGTAGGTAAAAGCATTAATATATAAATATAAATTTTAAATTTCTTCATAATCGTACTTTTTTTTATTTTACGGTTAAGTCTGTCAAATTAATTTTACCTGCAGAAACATCAGCCTGACGCCTCTGTATAGCAGCTCTTAATTCATCCATATCAATATTCCAAGAAGACTTCATATAATCTTTTACTATATCAAGTTTTTCTTGAATGAGTGAAGCTCCATCAGGCCCTGCTTCATTCATCCATGCATCCCATTGTGCCTGTGAGTTACAAACATAGATAGATAACATCTCAGCAAAATCTTCACCATGTGAATGTTGTGAATAAGCAGATATAAATCCTCTTTGCAAATAGCCCACACTATAAGTCTCTGTGCTCCACTTATCTGCGACATAACCAGAACCTGTTATCTGTCTAAAATCAGTAGAATAATCTTTAGTCTGGTTCAGTATGTGAGTAAACTCGTGGTGGATAGTCTTAAAATAATATTCATTCATATATTCAGGACTATTTTTTACCTCATCAAGATGGTTAACTCCTGTAAGCAATATTTTCTTGCCACCTTCGGCAGTTCCCAAAATAAATG comes from the Xylanibacter oryzae DSM 17970 genome and includes:
- a CDS encoding HU family DNA-binding protein is translated as MSLKITLRENKIKSNKSYKKWFARPVHIGEVHTADIAKKIQTNSTFSQGTVKGVIDDFLQEMKQSMESGQTVVIDGLGRFELTVESEGVDDPKDFRIARHIKKVKCKFLQAGKRKMDGTLSLQLSKDADIDWAPGAWE
- a CDS encoding alpha/beta hydrolase-fold protein gives rise to the protein MKKLFLLLLLPLCFVSLNICGDEPMFFTASDTAMMMKSKYFSFERKVFINIPARYTENDSQNYDVIYVFDTQDKPYFDIVNGLLPFINTNYDSRFIVVGLCSPTTMTYSRQSDFLPVPKTVARGDFYGGRNGYADSLCLFVKNELIPYINSHYRTTGRTLAVGHSLGASFILEAMINHELFTDYIAVSPNLAYDSDRVSDELMAYNYSQIKGNRFLFITNSTEEKVPRWKSWKPAREKLYKFYKENILPSNIMLKIKSYPDYNHMSCFPYALHDGLEYYFHYRDSIDNFLSRENYKVHIELKTLRADDEVYITGNQYTLGDWNPSKVKMKRISDYVRAIDVDLHYPALFKFTRGSWNSEGFVENTGVYGNLRIESPDRHSYKFIIENWRDILER
- a CDS encoding Cof-type HAD-IIB family hydrolase, with product MIKALFFDIDGTLVSFKTHVIPDSAVKALEKAHNKGIKIFIATGRPMAIINNMSQLEEKGLIDGYVTMNGAYCFIDDEIIFSHPIDHNDVVSIGKYAKEKNIACIFVPAKGIRVCNPDTFLRKIFYENLHVDDMPVTTFEEGWNGEIYQITPFFNIDQEKEAMRNVKSAMANRWHPGFTDITGLGIEKSKGVKEMADHFGVKQEEIICFGDGGNDISMLEYAGTGVALGNANDDVKKHADYITTNIDDDGIANALKYFDIID
- a CDS encoding BACON domain-containing protein, with translation MKKILNILLVSLTIIAFSSCKDDVDNPYSAKSNISVIESNVAFQAKASKGYVKIKTDGPITATVASKWCKAIVSGDSVAVTADENDDLNGRSSLLTIKSGTDSVNVTIQQAGLIFQLSAGSSLAVGDDDSAYQYYMKHNVDVNIISTPDWAKIETTTDSLKINVAANNTGHFRTGYVKYKAGAYADSIKVTQCDFNKDLAGNYYLAYTNDAGKLAGLPVVLDQNSITISALNLKMTSSYDATSNSLSVTCGQYIGKYSSYYMYLMFGDTVGKYQTSYSNTTSASIANFDYNDDDGTIANFGGTFGNSKIGSFLLEAFSSNSFTEDADLGYLLKMTNPFLLKISDVSSKQNYNFQSKAQLKFILRK
- a CDS encoding DUF4302 domain-containing protein, whose translation is MKKFKIYIYILMLLPTLLLQSCLKDQEDVFDEPSAVRMQKTLEDVKKVLTSSEHGWAFDYFPDRNVTYGGYEYAVKFDSLSANIYFELAPGQSETSLYKLKSDDGPVLSFDSYNQFMHFFATPSSSRYEAYDGDFEFVIDSLSNDLIKLHGKRSQNIMYLRKLNEDCSSYMSKTVANSNQFLLSSLTGSIGTTSVSGSLDLDNRHLSLTYKNSTGNIQTFDGKYVFTANGIRLYEPFNVGGKTVMNFTYNDDDLSLKCTDAGATDVVLNGFLPAAYVRSAIGKDRIVAKDDASSLVYTLKHNNIVNYISHPDWVTLTKDGTTLKLETTANNTGHVRSGYIKYVIGNDEDSLKVVQCDFDKDVAGNYLLYYKDLNTGKLSNYSVNVTSDAISFNGLDWKMPISYDTKNGAITAISGQYIGTAKSRTGKVYYLYSLFLDKKISVWSGHGGTGGFISAPIDYEDGVGTYAVFSGKATTDGDFGAIFFGAYSANNPTSSNYLGYWECFQSPYLVKVQ
- a CDS encoding zinc-binding metallopeptidase → MEKKILYLILLITIITFTSCSSDDLSSTSVINIDKVDQTQFDKWLNVNYVQPYNVEFKYRYEYNESDPDYYTVPAKYDECVEMAHLIKYLCLESYDEVAGVNFTRANFPKLIYNIGEFEYRNNGTFILGTAEGGKKILLTGVNHLDEVKNSPEYMNEYYFKTIHHEFTHILNQTKDYSTDFRQITGSGYVADKWSTETYSVGYLQRGFISAYSQHSHGEDFAEMLSIYVCNSQAQWDAWMNEAGPDGASLIQEKLDIVKDYMKSSWNIDMDELRAAIQRRQADVSAGKINLTDLTVK